A part of Arachis hypogaea cultivar Tifrunner chromosome 12, arahy.Tifrunner.gnm2.J5K5, whole genome shotgun sequence genomic DNA contains:
- the LOC112727344 gene encoding probable methyltransferase PMT3: MSRGRSEESQKKRLVASVCAVAFFLGFLYVYSGSIFGSRNSGSSALDYGSRSLKRLGASYLGADDTDSKQDVSSSSFAQDGDDDIIPKSFPVCDDRHSELIPCLDRNFIYQMRLKLDLSLMEHYERHCPPQERRFNCLIPPPRGYKVPIKWPQSRDEVWKVNIPHTHLAHEKSDQNWMIVKGQKIVFPGGGTHFHHGADKYIAHMANMLNFSNDNLNNDGNLRTILDVGCGVASFGGYLLGSNIIAMSLAPNDVHQNQIQFALERGIPAYLAVLGTKRLPYPSRSFELAHCSRCRIDWLQRDGILLLELDRLLRPGGYFAYSSPEAYAQDEEDLRIWREMSALVGRMCWKVAAKKDQTVIWQKPLTNDCYMEREPDTHPPLCQSDDDPNAVWGVNMEACITPYSEHDNRAKGSELAPWPERLTSPPPRLADLGYSSDMFEKDMETWQRRVDHYWSLFGPKVTSSTIRNVMDMKANMGSFAAALRSKDVWVMNVVPHDGPSTLRIVYDRGLIGSTHDWCEAFSTYPRTYDLLHAWTVFSDLEKRDCSPEDLLIEMDRMLRPTGFIIIHDKQLVIDFVKKYLTALHWEAIATADSNSDDGNEVILVIQKKLWLTTGSVDTDQ; the protein is encoded by the exons ATGTCGAGGGGTAGATCTGAGGAATCACAAAAGAAGCGCTTAGTTGCTTCAGTTTGTGCTGTGGCATTCTTTCTGGGTTTTCTATATGTATACAGTGGATCCATCTTTGGTTCCCGGAATAGTGGTTCATCTGCACTTGATTATGGTAGCAGATCATTGAAAAGACTTGGAGCATCATATTTGGGTGCAGATGACACTGATAGCAAGCAAGACGTATCTTCATCAAGTTTTGCACAGGATGGGGACGATGATATTATCCCGAAAAGCTTCCCG GTTTGCGATGATCGTCATTCAGAGTTGATTCCCTGCTTGGATAGAAATTTTATATATCAAATGAGATTGAAATTGGACCTTTCTTTGATGGAACACTATGAGAGACATTGTCCTCCCCAAGAAAGGCGATTTAATTGTTTGATTCCACCTCCACGTGGATACAAG GTTCCAATTAAGTGGCCACAGAGTAGAGATGAGGTTTGGAAAGTAAATATACCACATACTCACCTTGCACATGAGAAATCTGACCAGAATTGGATGATTGTAAAAGGTCAAAAGATAGTGTTTCCGGGAGGAGGAACTCATTTTCATCATGGAGCTGATAAGTACATTGCACATATGGCAAAT ATGCTCAACTTTTCAAATGACAATCTCAATAACGATGGAAATCTACGCACAATTCTTGATGTTGGTTGTGGTGTTGCAAGTTTTGGCGGGTATCTTCTAGGATCTAACATCATTGCAATGTCATTGGCACCCAACGACGTacatcaaaatcaaattcaattcgCCTTAGAAAGAGGAATACCTGCCTATCTTGCTGTCTTGGGAACAAAGAGGCTCCCTTACCCAAGCAGATCTTTCGAACTGGCGCATTGTTCACGCTGTCGAATCGATTGGCTCCAAAGAGACGGAATACTACTTCTTGAGCTGGATCGGTTGCTTAGGCCAGGAGGCTATTTTGCATACTCTTCTCCAGAAGCATATGCTCAAGATGAAGAGGACTTGAGGATATGGAGGGAAATGAGTGCCCTTGTAGGACGTATGTGTTGGAAGGTTGCTGCAAAGAAGGACCAAACTGTCATTTGGCAAAAACCTTTGACGAATGATTGTTATATGGAAAGGGAACCGGATACCCATCCTCCTTTGTGCCAGTCAGATGATGACCCAAATGCAGTTTGGGGTGTTAATATGGAAGCTTGCATAACACCTTACTCTGAAC ATGACAACAGAGCCAAAGGTAGTGAATTAGCTCCATGGCCTGAAAGATTAACCAGTCCCCCTCCTAGGTTAGCTGATTTGGGCTATTCCAGTGACATGTTTGAAAAGGACATG GAAACATGGCAAAGAAGAGTTGATCATTACTGGAGTCTTTTTGGTCCAAAAGTCACATCAAGCACTATAAGGAATGTGATGGATATGAAAGCAAACATGGGTTCCTTTGCCGCTGCTCTTAGAAGTAAGGATGTTTGGGTGATGAATGTTGTACCCCATGACGGACCAAGCACTCTTAGGATTGTATATGACAGGGGTCTCATAGGATCTACCCATGACTG GTGTGAAGCATTTTCAACATACCCTCGGACTTATGATTTACTTCATGCTTGGACGGTGTTCTCTGATTTGGAGAAGCGAGATTGTAGTCCAGAGGATCTTTTAATCGAGATGGACCGCATGCTTCGACCAACCGGTTTTATTATCATCCACGATAAACAACTTGTGATTGATTTTGTGAAGAAGTACCTTACAGCATTACACTGGGAAGCAATTGCAACTGCAGATTCCAACTCTGACGATGGCAACGAAGTAATTCTCGTTATCCAAAAGAAATTATGGTTGACAACTGGGAGTGTTGATACAGATCAATAG